The following coding sequences are from one Coleofasciculus sp. FACHB-1120 window:
- a CDS encoding CoA-binding protein translates to MKLTPDSKILIQGIAEPLAATYTARMTAYGTKVVAAVSAGHGGQTLDGIPVFDLVEQAIESVGAVDISIIFVPPYSALDAALEAIGAGIRQIILITGGIPPLDMVRLLRKAEATQTLIVGPSSSGIIVPGKVLLGTHETEFYSPGSVGLLSCCGNLTYEVAWEMTRAGYGQSIAVSIGSEPFVGSSVVEWLEILAGDKNTKVIVLVSHIGSNDEQAAAEYIVAALDKPVIVYFVGRLLPQEKILGPGNALGFWRQEAMHASPQAELAAEQTPENRKIAAFKQAKIPIAERPSQIPDLVKKALKKSG, encoded by the coding sequence ATGAAATTAACGCCAGACAGTAAAATCCTGATACAAGGCATCGCAGAACCACTTGCGGCAACCTACACTGCCCGAATGACCGCTTACGGCACTAAGGTAGTAGCTGCGGTCAGTGCCGGTCACGGAGGTCAAACACTGGATGGCATTCCGGTGTTCGACTTGGTAGAGCAGGCGATAGAGTCGGTCGGAGCGGTTGACATTAGCATTATCTTTGTTCCGCCTTACTCGGCGCTTGATGCTGCACTAGAAGCGATCGGAGCCGGTATCCGACAAATTATTCTCATTACAGGCGGGATTCCTCCCCTGGATATGGTTCGGCTGCTCAGAAAGGCAGAGGCAACTCAAACTCTCATCGTCGGCCCCAGCAGTTCTGGGATTATTGTTCCTGGTAAGGTTTTACTAGGTACTCATGAAACTGAATTTTATAGTCCTGGCTCGGTGGGACTGCTCAGCTGCTGCGGCAATCTCACCTACGAAGTAGCCTGGGAAATGACACGAGCTGGTTATGGTCAGTCGATTGCCGTCAGTATTGGCAGTGAGCCGTTTGTCGGATCTTCTGTCGTGGAATGGCTGGAAATTTTGGCAGGGGATAAAAACACGAAGGTAATTGTTTTAGTGAGCCATATCGGTTCCAATGATGAACAGGCGGCAGCAGAATACATCGTCGCTGCACTTGATAAGCCAGTAATTGTATACTTTGTCGGTCGCCTACTTCCCCAAGAAAAAATCCTAGGGCCAGGGAATGCACTTGGTTTTTGGCGTCAGGAAGCGATGCACGCTTCTCCACAGGCTGAACTTGCCGCCGAACAGACACCTGAAAATCGAAAAATTGCCGCCTTCAAGCAAGCGAAAATTCCAATAGCAGAGCGCCCTTCCCAAATTCCAGATTTGGTGAAAAAGGCGCTCAAAAAGTCGGGCTGA